In a single window of the Chaetodon trifascialis isolate fChaTrf1 chromosome 19, fChaTrf1.hap1, whole genome shotgun sequence genome:
- the LOC139347825 gene encoding trans-L-3-hydroxyproline dehydratase has protein sequence MEMQLPPHEGDALSVVDMHTGGEPLRVILGRAPEVKGDSVLSKRRYVREHLDHLRRVLMYEPRGHYDMYGALIVDSEMPEADLGVLFMHNEGYSTMCGHAVIALGRFAVDYKLVKEPQSPETQVNIHCPCGLVKAFVEYSDGKTGGVRFLSVPAFAFATDVTVTVEGFGEVVVDISYGGAFYAFVNAQKFGLDVNKSRTRDLVDAATAVTKAVKSQVKLHHPTSDDLAFLYGTILTDGKDAYSSDATANVCVFAEAQVDRSPTGSGVTARVALQYHKGLIQLNQTRTFESGATGSQFTGKAVEETKCGDFKAVVVEVAGRAFYTGVSRFVQEPDDKLAHGFLLK, from the exons ATGGAAATGCAGCTTCCACCTCACGAGGGAGACGCCCTCTCGGTGGTCGACATGCACACGGGTGGAGAGCCTTTGCGGGTCATCCTCGGCCGCGCcccagaggtcaaaggtgacaGCGTGCTGTCCAAACGCCGCTACGTCCGAGAGCATCTGGACCACCTCAGGAGGGTGCTGATGTACGAGCCGCGGGGGCACTATGACATGTACGGGGCGCTGATCGTGGACAGCGAGATGCCCGAGGCCGATCTTGGCGTGCTGTTCATGCACAACGAAGGGTACAGCACCATGTGCGGACACGCCGTCATCGCACTGGGACGCTTCGCCGTGGACTACAAACTGGTGAAAGAGCCTCAATCACCAGAGACCCAAGTGAACATACACTGTCCCTGCGGGCTGGTGAAGGCGTTCGTTGAGTACTCTGATGGTAAAACAGGAGGAGTGAGGTTTCTCAGCGTGCCGGCGTTTGCGTTTGCTACAG ACGTGACGGTGACAGTGGAAGGGTTTGGTGAGGTGGTGGTCGACATCAGCTATGGAGGAGCCTTCTACGCCTTTGTGAACGCCCAGAAGTTTGGACTGGATGTGAACAAGTCCAGGACTCGAGATCTGGTGGACGCAGCCACGGCGGTGACCAAAGCTGTCAAGTCTCAG GTGAAGTTGCACCACCCAACCAGTGATGATCTGGCCTTCCTCTACGGCACCATCCTCACCGACGGCAAAGATGCTTATTCCTCTGATGCCACCGCCAATGTCTGCGTGTTCGCAGAGGCTCAG GTGGACCGAAGCCCCACTGGTTCTGGCGTTACAGCCCGAGTGGCTCTCCAGTATCACAAAGGTCTCATCCAGCTGAACCAGACCAGGACGTTTGAGAGTGGAGCCACTGGATCCCAGTTCACTGGGAAAGCTGTTGAG GAGACCAAGTGTGGAGACTTCAAGGCTGTGGTGGTGGAAGTTGCCGGCAGAGCTTTCTACACCGGAGTTTCACGCTTTGTGCAGGAGCCAGATGACAAGCTGGCACATGGTTTTCTACTGAAGTGA
- the LOC139348117 gene encoding voltage-gated delayed rectifier potassium channel KCNH5-like, with protein MHGGKRGLVAPQNTFLENIGRRSSETSFLLGNAQIVEWPVVYSNDGFCKLSGYHRAEVMHRSSTCNFMYGDLTDKKTIDKIRKTFDNYESQFYEVLLYTKNRTPIWLYMQVAPIRNENDKVVLFLCTFRDITLFKQPIEDEATRGWTKFARLTRALTNNRNLVQQLAPLSKTEVSHKPSRLAEALQLGSDILPQYKQEAPKTPPHIILHYCTFKTTWDWIILILTFYTAIMVPYNVSFKTKQNNLAWLVLDSVVDVIFLIDIVLNFHTTFVGPAGEVISDARLIRMNYLKTWFVIDLLSCLPYDIINAFENVDEGLSSLFSSLKVIRLLRLGRVARKLDHYLEYGAAVLVLLVCVFGLVAHWLACIWYSIGDYEVIDETTNTIKTDSWLYQLALSIGTPYRYNASGTGQWEGGPNKDTLYISSLYFTMTSLTTIGFGNIAPATDGEKIFSVAMMMVGSLLYATIFGNVTTIFQQMYTNTNRYHEMLNNVRDFLKLYQVPKGLSERVMDFIVSTWAMSKGIDTDKVLSICPKDMRADICVHLNRQVFNDHPAFRLASDGCLRSLAVEFQTTHCAPGDLIFHIGESVDTLCFVVSGSLEVIQDDEVIAILGKGDVFGDVFWKETTLARACANVRALTYCDLHVIRRDALMRVLEFYTAFANTFSRNLILTCNLRKRIIFRKIADVKREKERERNEVTLSIPDDHPVRKLFQRFRQQRDAQTPGEAHTYFDHNCVQVEQHQHHHSDTNSYTPCQSVSSQQQEYSSVVQNNALCTGGGSAGGMAAPPQAFVHAEESEQSCTQEAGESISRPRAENQLCQRVSSPARNSGAGGGGAVGGATSSRGGRGWAKFRNVTSAAPPPPAVEQEKQPQKAEEWPKGSQSSEQLAAANKNQDSEEMGNAEGGHSTGEAGEETSALHKTDSCDSGITKSDLRIDRAGDSRNSFERSPMEKSPMERNPFEHSLGVDPLKHSFVQPASEQALLQTTLHEAKLELKGDIQILSGRLSVLESQVSEILRLLSVKRRLSLPPTSSPKARMKSQDSVVTPKPVTPEADDGPF; from the exons ATGCATGGGGGCAAGAGAGGACTGGTGGCTCCGCAGAACACCTTTCTGGAAAATATCGGCCGGCGCTCCAGCG AAACCAGTTTCCTGTTGGGAAACGCGCAGATCGTCGAGTGGCCGGTCGTTTACAGCAATGATGGATTCTGCAAGCTGTCGGGATACCACAGAGCCGAAGTCATGCACAGGAGTAGCACATGCAA TTTCATGTATGGTGACCTGACAGATAAGAAGACTATCGACAAAATTCGAAAGACCTTTGATAACTATGAGTCCCAATTCTATGAGGTGCTGCTCTATACAAAGAACA GAACACCAATATGGCTTTACATGCAGGTCGCCCCAATCAGAAATGAAAACGACAAAGTGGTGCTTTTCCTCTGCACCTTCAGAGACATTACTCTTTTCAAACAGCCTATTGAGGATGAAGCAACGAGAG GATGGACAAAGTTTGCCAGACTGACACGAGCACTGACCAACAATCGCAACCTGGTGCAGCAGTTAGCGCCGCTGAGCAAGACCGAGGTCAGCCACAAGCCCTCCAGACTGGCTGAG GCTCTCCAGCTGGGATCAGACATTCTCCCTCAGTACAAACAGGAGGCCCCCAAGACCCCTCCACACATCATCCTCCACTACTGCACCTTCAAGACCACCTGGGACTggatcatcctcatcctcaccttcTACACCGCCATCATGGTCCCCTATAACGTCTCCTTCaagacaaagcaaaacaatttGGCTTGGCTGGTGCTGGACAGCGTGGTCGACGTCATCTTCCTGATCGACATTGTGCTCAACTTCCACACCACCTTTGTGGGTCCCGCCGGAGAGGTCATTTCAGACGCGAGGCTGATACGAATGAATTACCTGAAGACGTGGTTTGTCATCGACCTGCTGTCCTGTCTGCCCTATGATATCATCAATGCCTTCGAAAACGTGGATGAG GGTCTCAGCAGCCTGTTCAGCTCCCTGAAGGTGATCCGCCTCCTCAGGCTGGGCCGAGTGGCCCGGAAGTTGGACCACTACCTGGAGTACGGAGCAGCTGTCCTCgttctgctggtgtgtgtcttCGGTCTTGTGGCCCACTGGTTGGCCTGCATCTGGTACAGCATCGGGGACTATGAGGTCATCGATGAGACCACCAACACCATTAAGACAGACAGCTGGCTCTACCAGCTGGCCCTGAGCATTGGGACTCCTTACCGCTACAACGCCAGTGGAACAGGGCAGTGGGAAGGTGGTCCCAACAAGGACACGCTGTACATTTCCTCTCTGTACTTCACCATGACCAGTCTCACCACCATCGGATTTGGCAACATCGCACCGGCCACGGATGGTGAGAAGATTTTCTCCGTGGCTATGATGATGGTGGGCT CGCTGCTGTATGCAACCATCTTTGGAAATGTCACCACCATCTTCCAGCAGATGTACACCAACACAAACCGCTACCATGAGATGCTCAACAATGTGCGCGACTTCCTGAAGCTTTATCAGGTTCCCAAAGGTCTGAGCGAGAGGGTCATGGACTTCATCGTCTCCACCTGGGCCATGTCTAAGGGCATTGACACAGATAAG GTTCTCTCAATTTGTCCCAAAGACATGAGGGCGGACATCTGCGTCCACCTTAACAGGCAGGTGTTCAACGACCACCCGGCGTTTCGTCTGGCCAGCGACGGCTGCCTGCGCTCTCTAGCTGTGGAGTTTCAGACCACACACTGTGCGCCCGGGGACCTCATCTTCCATATCGGAGAGAGCGTGGACACCCTCTGCTTTGTGGTGTCCGGTTCACTAGAAGTCATCCAGGATGATGAGGTCATCGCAATACTGG GTAAAGGTGATGTGTTTGGAGACGTGTTCTGGAAAGAGACCACGCTGGCCCGGGCTTGTGCAAATGTCCGAGCTTTGACTTACTGCGATCTGCACGTCATCAGGAGAGACGCTCTGATGAGGGTGCTGGAGTTTTACACGGCGTTCGCCAACACCTTCTCCCGCAACCTCATCCTCACCTGCAATCTACGAAAACGG ATAATCTTCAGAAAGATTGCTGAtgtgaagagggagaaggagcgCGAGAGGAACGAGGTTACTCTCTCCATTCCTGACGACCACCCGGTCCGCAAGCTGTTCCAGAGGTTTAGACAACAGAGAGACGCTCAAACACCAGGAGAGGCTCACACTTACTTTGATCATAACTGTGTGCAAGTggagcagcaccagcaccatcaCTCCGACACAAATTCTTACACGCCATGTCAGTCTGTATCTTCTCAGCAGCAGGAGTACAGCTCTGTGGTACAGAATAATGCACTCTGCACAGGAGGAGGGAGTGCAGGCGGCATGGCTGCACCTCCACAAGCATTTGTCCATGCTGAGGAATCAGAGCAAAGCTGCACACAAGAGGCTGGAGAGTCTATCTCAAGGCCTCGTGCCGAGAATCAGCTTTGTCAGAGGGTCAGCAGCCCTGCACGCAACAGCGGTGCAGGTGGAGGGGGAGCTGTAGGTGGTGcaaccagcagcagaggtggtcGAGGCTGGGCAAAGTTTAGAAACGTCACTTCTGCTGCGCCACCGCCTCCTGCCGTCGAGCAAGAAAAGCagccacagaaagcagaggagtgGCCCAAAGGATCCCAGTCGTCGGAACAGTTAGCAGCCGCTAACAAGAACCAGGATTCAGAGGAGATGGGGAACGCGGAGGGGGGCCACAGCACCGGAGAAGCAGGTGAAGAAACAAGCGCCCTGCACAAAACTGACTCCTGTGACAGCGGTATCACAAAGAGCGACCTACGCATCGACCGGGCCGGAGATTCAAGAAACTCCTTTGAAAGAAGCCCGATGGAAAAGAGCCCGATGGAGAGGAACCCGTTTGAGCACAGCCTCGGGGTCGACCCCCTCAAACACTCTTTTGTTCAGCCGGCCTCTGAACAAGCGCTCCTTCAAACGACCCTGCACGAGGCCAAGCTGGAGCTGAAAGGGGACATTCAGATCCTGAGCGGCCGCCTGTCAGTCCTCGAGTCTCAGGTGAGCGAGATCCTCAGGCTGCTGTCGGTAAAGAGAAGACTCTCACTGCCACCAACTTCTTCCCCAAAGGCCAGAATGAAAAGTCAGGACTCGGTCGTCACCCCTAAGCCTGTCACACCGGAAGCAGATGATGGGCCTTTCTGA
- the LOC139347840 gene encoding sphingosine-1-phosphate phosphatase 1-like, which yields MATDFVKTFVQMCNYLQDPRHVARFQNLCGVKGTFPVKPAQPDSGQSEPDFQGLRKRAQHGGQFSDVSVGNGATGDATAPQVNGMQGDNAVGPDGATAGGDVDTTRAKPLRKNSLTGDVGQEFLIHNKFLFYLFTFGTELGNEMFFIVFFPFLFWNIDALVSRRLIVVWAWNLFVGQSTKDMVRWSRPASPPVVKVEVFYNSEYSMPSTHAMTGTAIPFCLFMLTYGRWQYPFLFGFFVALSWSVLVCVSRVYMGMHSILEVITGFLYSLLILAFFQPILDKIDSFYMMDHYAPLVIIVSHVSLGLVAFSLDSWSTSRGDTAQALGTGAGAALATHVTYQLGLLADPPLSSLPLTLPPMSTSLVFLALLRFLIGVAALLVTRMVMKAVTIPFLCRLFELPSDDVRQARQHMKVELPYRYIVYSVVGFSCVCLVPLLFRILNLA from the exons ATGGCGACCGACTTTGTAAAGACTTTTGTACAGATGTGTAATTATCTCCAAGACCCCCGCCATGTAGCGAGGTTTCAAAATTTATGCGGCGTTAAAGGGACATTTCCGGTGAAACCAGCCCAGCCGGACAGTGGACAGTCGGAGCCGGACTTTCAAGGGCTGAGGAAGAGGGCGCAACACGGGGGACAATTCTCGGACGTCAGTGTCGGGAATGGAGCAACCGGGGATGCGACCGCGCCGCAGGTTAACGGGATGCAGGGTGACAACGCCGTCGGGCCTGATGGGGCAACAGCTGGAGGTGATGTCGACACCACCAGGGCGAAGCCGCTCCGGAAAAACTCCCTGACCGGAGACGTGGGTCAAGAGTTCCTGATCCACAACAAGTTTCTGTTCTACTTGTTCACGTTTGGGACTGAGCTGGGCAACGAGATGTTCTTCATCGTTttcttccccttcctcttctGGAACATCGACGCCCTGGTCAGCCGGAGACTCATCGTCGTCTGGGCCTGGAACCTGTTCGTGGGACAGTCCACCAAAGATATGGTCCGCTGGTCCCGGCCGGCATCCCCTCCTGTGGTGAAGGTGGAGGTCTTCTACAACTCCGAGTACAGTATGCCGTCCACGCACGCCATGACGGGGACAGCCATAcccttctgtctcttcatgcTGACCTACGGACGGTGGCAG TACCCCTTCCTCTTTGGCTTTTTTGTGGCTCTCAGCTGGAGTGTCCTGGTCTGTGTGAGCAGAGTCTACATGGGGATGCATTCTATTCTG GAGGTAATCACTGGCTTCCTGTACAGCCTTCTCATTCTAGCCTTCTTCCAGCCAATTTTGGACAAGATCGACAGCTTCTACATGATGGACCACTATGCTCCCCTTGTGATTATCGTGTCACATGTGAGCCTGGGACTTGTTGCTTTCTCGCTGGATTCCTGGAGCACCTCTCGAGGCGATACAGCTCAGGCTCTGGGCACCGGGGCAGGAGCTGCTCTGGCTACCCATGTGACCTATCAGCTGGGGCTGCTGGCGGATCCACCTCTGTCCTCACTTCCTCTAACTTTACCGCCAATGAGCACCAGCCTGGTGTTTCTAGCCCTGCTGCGCTTCCTCATCGGAGTCGCTGCCCTCCTCGTCACGAGAATGGTTATGAAAGCAGTGACTATTCCGTTCTTATGTCGACTGTTTGAGCTGCCTTCAGATGATGTGAGACAGGCGAGGCAGCACATGAAAGTGGAGTTGCCGTACCGTTATATTGTCTACAGTGTTGTTGGTTTCAGTTGTGTCTGTTTGGTGCCTCTCCTCTTTAGGATCTTAAACCTTGCCTGA
- the abcd4 gene encoding lysosomal cobalamin transporter ABCD4 — protein sequence MPRLEKSSGRGTKRAKLDWKFVQRLYSIQKVLFPSWTSESALMFGTLLAVTLTEQLIIYQVGVLPSHFYNVLGDKDYTSFKNLVGTAVVLILVNSTLKSLDQYICNQLYVRWRKTLTESLHTDYFQGRVYYTLNVLREDVDNPDQRISQDAERLCKQMSTMASRLIVSPFTLGYYTYHCFYSTGWIGPVSIFGYFVIGTIANKVLMGPIVSTLFEQEKLEGDFRFKHMQIRVNAESAAFYRAGKVEHMRTNRRLQALLQTQKSLINKELWLYIGVNTFDYLGGFLSYIIIAIPIFTGIYNDLSPGELSALISKNAFVCIYLINGFTQLIDLSTTLSDVAGYTHRIGELREVMDDILLKQCDYDPASGESYDFDSDFNVHAGPVDTAFILDNLSYKSPYSDQPLVEDLSLKISQGTHLLVVGNTGTGKTSLLRVLNRLWEAHSGFVQMTTCFGPRGTLFLPQKPYLTDGTLREQVIYPLKDIYPNSGSVDDDRIIQFLELAGVSSLLKRTGGLDETVDWNWYDVLSPGEMQRLCFARLFYLQPKYAVLDEATSALTEEAEAQLYRTCKQLGMTLVSLGHRSSLEKYHDVQLKLCGGGRWELTKLKGGSGSLSVREEAT from the exons ATGCCTCGTTTAGAAAAGTCAAGTGGAAGAGGGACAAAAAG AGCAAAATTAGACTGGAAGTTTGTCCAGAGGCTCTACAGCATCCAGAAGGTCCTGTTCCCATCATGGACCAGTGAAAGTGCTCTGATGTTTGGGACGCTGCTTGCTGTCACTCTGACAG AGCAGCTGATCATTTACCAAGTGGGTGTCCTCCCCAGCCACTTCTACAATGTGCTGGGAGACAAAGATTACACCAGCTTCAAGAATCTGGTTGGCACAGCTGTGGTGCTCATCTTGGTCAACTCCACA ctgAAAAGTCTGGACCAGTACATTTGCAATCAGTTGTATGTTCGATGGAGGAAGACGCTAACTGAGAGCCTCCATACAGACTACTTCCAGGGCCGGGTCTATTATACACTCAATGTACTCAGAGAGGACGTAGACAACCC AGACCAGCGAATCAGTCAGGATGCAGAGAGGTTGTGTAAGCAGATGAGCACCATGGCAAGTCGCTTGATTGTGTCGCCATTCACGCTGGGTTACTACACCTACCACTGCTTTTATAG CACCGGTTGGATTGGCCCTGTGAGTATATTTGGCTACTTTGTGATTGGGACCATTGCCAACAAAGTGCTCATGGGGCCGATTGTGTCGACTCTGTTTGAACAAGAGAAACTGGAGGGTGACTTCAG ATTCAAGCACATGCAGATCCGTGTCAATGCCGAGTCTGCAGCTTTTTACAG AGCTGGCAAAGTGGAGCACATGAGGACCAACCGAAGACTGCAGGCTCTGCTGCAAACTCAAAAGAGTCTAATAAACAAAGAGCTTTGGCTTTATA ttGGGGTTAACACCTTTGATTACCTTGGAGGTTTCCTCAGCTACATTATAATCGCCATTCCCATCTTCACTGGTATCTACAATGATCTCAGTCCTGGTGAGCTGAGTGCGCTCATCAGTAAG AACGCCTTTGTCTGCATCTACTTGATAAATGGCTTCACACAGCTAATAGACCTGTCAACCACTCTGTCAGATGTGGCTGGATACACCCACAG GATTGGGGAGCTGAGGGAGGTGATGGATGACATCCTACTCAAGCAGTGTGACTATGACCCTGCATCAGGAGAAAGCTATGACTTTGACAG TGACTTCAATGTTCACGCAGGCCCTGTGGATACCGCCTTCATCCTGGACAATCTTTCATACAAATCTCCCTACTCAGACCAGCCGTTGGTGGAGGATCTGAGTCTGAAAATCAGCCAGGGAACACATCTGCTGGTGGTGGGGAACACAGGAACCGGCAAGACATCGCTACTGAGGGTCCTCAACCGACTCTGGGAGGCACACAGCG GTTTTGTCCAGATGACCACGTGTTTCGGGCCCAGAGGAACCCTCTTCCTGCCACAGAAGCCTTACCTGACCGATGGCACACTGCGTGAACAG GTGATTTACCCTCTGAAGGATATTTACCCTAATTCAG GGTCAGTGGACGATGACAGAATCATACAGTTCCTGGAACTAGCTGGAGTG TCCAGTCTCCTGAAGCGGACAGGCGGACTGGATGAAACGGTGGACTGGAACTG GTATGACGTTCTGTCTCCAGGTGAAATGCAGCGTCTCTGCTTTGCTCGACTCTTCTACCTGCAGCCCAAATATGCAG tgtTGGATGAGGCCACCAGCGCTTTGACGGAGGAGGCGGAAGCACAGCTGTACCGAACCTGTAAACAGCTCGGCATGACTTTGGTCAGTCTGGGACACCGTAGCAGCCTGGAGAAG TACCATGACGTGCAGTTGAAGCTGTGTGGAGGAGGCCGGTGGGAGTTAACTAAGTTAAAGGGAGGCAGCGGGAGCCTCAGTGTCAGAGAAGAAGCCACGTGA